Sequence from the Deltaproteobacteria bacterium genome:
CCACGGCATAAGTTTAAAAGCTGCCAAGGCGGGAATTGCCGTGCTTTCCCCCCTGGGGGATTACTCGCTGGACTGGTCTTTTGACGGTGCGGACGAGGTTGATGGTGACCTCAATATGATTAAAGGCCAAGGCGGTGCAATGCTTTTAGAAAA
This genomic interval carries:
- a CDS encoding ribose-5-phosphate isomerase A — translated: MKAAVAEILAKRVKDRETIGLGSGTTAELAVELIGKRIRAEGLQISGVPTSHGISLKAAKAGIAVLSPLGDYSLDWSFDGADEVDGDLNMIKGQGGAMLLE